The Pantoea nemavictus genome includes a region encoding these proteins:
- a CDS encoding glycosyltransferase family 8 protein → MFAWVTLLTQPDYFIGVKALHRSLKRSETRWPLIVMVTDAIDLETREALQALGCVIHPVEPLMPNAELEQHYASAQFGEVWSKLRAWELVDCERVVFLDADMLVLRNMDELFTLDLGKHALAACHACRCNPNKIASYPASWQTENCHYTWQDRGEPAPSTLDRYLNGGFLVLKPDLSVFKWLQEKVAEISDLRRYPFSEQDLLNEVFENRWLPLPYIYNALKTLPFQHSAMWREEDVKNLHFILAKPWKRDLNQPEAERDRYYALDKLWWELAAE, encoded by the coding sequence ATGTTTGCATGGGTAACGCTGTTAACGCAGCCTGACTATTTTATTGGTGTGAAAGCGCTGCATCGTTCGCTGAAACGCAGCGAAACACGCTGGCCGCTGATTGTGATGGTGACAGACGCTATCGATCTGGAAACGCGCGAAGCGTTGCAGGCGCTTGGCTGCGTAATCCATCCGGTTGAACCGCTGATGCCCAATGCCGAACTAGAGCAGCATTACGCTTCGGCGCAATTTGGCGAAGTGTGGAGCAAGCTGCGCGCGTGGGAGCTGGTCGACTGCGAGCGCGTGGTGTTTCTGGATGCCGATATGCTGGTGCTGCGCAATATGGACGAGCTGTTCACGCTCGATCTCGGCAAGCATGCGCTGGCGGCGTGTCACGCCTGTCGCTGCAATCCGAATAAAATCGCCAGTTATCCGGCCAGCTGGCAGACGGAGAATTGTCACTATACGTGGCAGGATCGCGGCGAACCGGCCCCGTCCACGCTCGATCGCTATCTCAACGGCGGCTTCCTGGTGCTGAAGCCTGATTTGTCGGTGTTTAAGTGGTTACAAGAGAAAGTGGCGGAGATTAGCGATCTGCGCCGTTATCCCTTCTCCGAGCAGGATTTGCTCAATGAAGTGTTCGAAAATCGCTGGCTGCCGCTGCCCTACATCTACAATGCGCTGAAAACCCTGCCGTTCCAGCACAGCGCGATGTGGCGCGAAGAAGACGTGAAGAATTTGCACTTCATTCTGGCCAAACCGTGGAAGCGCGATTTGAACCAACCCGAAGCTGAGCGCGACCGTTACTACGCGCTGGATAAGCTGTGGTGGGAGTTAGCGGCGGAATAA
- a CDS encoding LLM class flavin-dependent oxidoreductase gives MKNIGFLSFGHWTPSSQSATRSAQDVLLQSIDLAVAAEELGADGAYFRVHHFARQLSSPFPLLAAVGARTKKIEIGTGVIDMRYENPLYMAEDAGAADLISNGRLQLGLSRGSPEQVIEGYRYFGFDPQNGESDADMGRRHTEELLEVLRGEGFAKPNPQPMFPNPPGLLRLEPFSAGLRERIWWGSGSNATSIWAAQQGMNLQSSTLKDDETGEPFHVQQAKQIRAYRAAWEAAGHQRTPRVSVSRSIFALTNDTDRAYFGRSGQDQDSVGFLDEKTRAIFGRSYAAEPDKLIQQLAQDEGIAEADTLLLTIPNQLGVDYCAHVIESILTHVAPELGWR, from the coding sequence ATGAAAAATATTGGCTTTTTATCCTTCGGTCACTGGACGCCGTCATCGCAGTCCGCCACCCGCTCGGCGCAGGACGTGCTGCTGCAATCGATTGATTTAGCGGTCGCTGCCGAAGAGTTGGGTGCCGATGGCGCCTATTTCCGCGTGCATCACTTTGCCCGGCAGCTTAGCTCGCCGTTCCCGCTGCTGGCGGCGGTGGGTGCGCGTACTAAAAAGATCGAAATTGGTACCGGCGTTATCGATATGCGTTACGAAAATCCGCTGTATATGGCAGAGGATGCAGGCGCGGCGGATCTGATCTCCAACGGCCGTCTGCAGCTTGGTCTGAGCCGGGGTTCACCTGAGCAGGTGATTGAAGGTTATCGTTACTTTGGTTTTGATCCACAGAACGGTGAAAGCGATGCCGATATGGGCCGTCGTCACACCGAAGAGCTGCTGGAAGTGCTACGCGGCGAAGGTTTTGCCAAACCTAATCCACAGCCGATGTTCCCGAATCCGCCGGGCTTGCTGCGTCTTGAGCCCTTCTCGGCCGGTTTGCGTGAGCGTATCTGGTGGGGATCCGGTTCCAACGCGACATCGATTTGGGCGGCACAGCAGGGCATGAACCTGCAAAGCTCTACCCTGAAAGATGATGAAACCGGCGAGCCGTTCCATGTGCAGCAGGCGAAACAGATTCGAGCCTATCGCGCAGCCTGGGAAGCCGCGGGACATCAACGCACGCCGCGTGTCTCAGTGAGCCGCAGTATCTTTGCGCTGACCAACGACACCGACCGCGCCTACTTTGGCCGCAGCGGACAGGATCAGGATTCGGTTGGTTTCCTCGACGAGAAAACCCGCGCCATCTTTGGCCGCAGCTATGCCGCCGAGCCCGATAAGCTGATCCAACAGCTGGCGCAGGATGAAGGCATTGCCGAAGCCGATACGCTGCTGTTGACCATCCCGAATCAGCTCGGCGTGGATTACTGTGCGCACGTGATTGAAAGCATCCTCACCCACGTCGCGCCCGAGTTAGGCTGGCGTTAA